One part of the Candidatus Eremiobacterota bacterium genome encodes these proteins:
- a CDS encoding DUF177 domain-containing protein codes for MGSSLVIDVGSVLSAGRPISLDERVEVPPFSSVTFPQPAHVRLDLRRVGRGLEVDGTIEAAAAGPCDRCLEDAVVPLTVDVDERFDPPSGTSDPFGENNVLSGTSLDVGDLVRQLVTSALPMTLTCPGGCARPPELLMESDHGESQVEDPSIQDA; via the coding sequence ATGGGCTCTTCACTGGTCATCGACGTCGGCTCGGTCCTGTCCGCGGGGCGGCCGATCTCTCTCGACGAACGGGTCGAGGTTCCGCCGTTCTCCTCCGTCACGTTCCCGCAGCCGGCGCACGTCCGGCTCGATCTACGGCGCGTCGGGCGGGGACTGGAGGTCGACGGAACCATCGAGGCGGCCGCCGCGGGGCCGTGCGACCGGTGCCTTGAGGACGCCGTCGTCCCGCTGACGGTCGATGTCGACGAACGGTTCGACCCGCCAAGCGGAACGAGCGATCCTTTCGGCGAGAACAACGTCCTGAGCGGCACGTCGCTGGACGTGGGCGACCTGGTCAGGCAACTGGTGACCAGCGCGCTTCCGATGACCCTGACGTGCCCGGGCGGCTGCGCCCGCCCTCCCGAGTTGTTGATGGAAAGCGATCATGGCGAATCTCAAGTGGAAGACCCCTCGATCCAAGACGCGTAG
- a CDS encoding transglycosylase SLT domain-containing protein has translation MTITSNVAYGPEIAAAATRHHLDPRLLAAVAAQETGGPGSNSGRNVVGDGGHGYGLFQIDDRWHAFARTPAAMDPAQNADYAAGLLESNLTRYGDVRSALSAYNAGSPNATGTRTDWGDGQPVGYADSVFRHYAQLGGFGGAGGSPGALAGASDPRDSTAEIDALRGLAGDLGQGAAGAQYCPVGAMPLNLPAYRPLAQPDATQRDLAPATGDYADALD, from the coding sequence ATGACTATCACTTCCAACGTCGCCTACGGCCCCGAGATCGCGGCCGCGGCGACCCGCCACCACCTCGACCCCCGCTTGCTGGCCGCCGTCGCCGCCCAGGAGACCGGCGGTCCCGGCAGCAACTCCGGCCGCAACGTCGTCGGCGACGGCGGCCACGGCTACGGCCTCTTCCAGATCGACGACCGCTGGCACGCCTTCGCCCGCACCCCCGCCGCGATGGACCCGGCCCAGAACGCCGACTACGCTGCCGGCCTGCTCGAGTCGAACCTGACCCGGTACGGCGACGTGCGCTCGGCGCTCTCTGCCTACAACGCCGGCTCGCCGAACGCGACCGGAACGCGCACCGACTGGGGCGACGGCCAGCCGGTCGGCTACGCCGACTCGGTGTTCCGTCACTACGCACAACTCGGCGGCTTCGGCGGCGCGGGCGGTTCGCCGGGCGCCCTCGCCGGCGCGTCCGATCCGCGCGACTCGACCGCGGAGATCGACGCGTTGCGCGGGCTGGCCGGCGACCTCGGCCAGGGCGCCGCCGGCGCGCAGTACTGTCCGGTCGGCGCGATGCCGCTGAACCTCCCGGCGTACCGGCCGCTCGCGCAGCCCGACGCCACGCAACGCGACCTCGCTCCCGCGACCGGCGACTACGCCGACGCGCTCGACTGA
- the rpmF gene encoding 50S ribosomal protein L32 gives MANLKWKTPRSKTRSRRAANWKLNPVTTVECPQCHQPKRPHFVCDFCGTYDGRQVVAKDEPTGHQHG, from the coding sequence ATGGCGAATCTCAAGTGGAAGACCCCTCGATCCAAGACGCGTAGCCGGCGCGCTGCGAACTGGAAGCTCAACCCGGTGACGACGGTCGAGTGCCCGCAGTGCCACCAGCCGAAGCGGCCGCATTTCGTGTGCGATTTCTGCGGGACGTACGACGGCCGGCAAGTCGTGGCGAAAGACGAGCCTACGGGCCATCAGCACGGTTAG
- a CDS encoding ketoacyl-ACP synthase III — protein MNQTGVRIAGVGHYVPSKVLTNADLEKLLDTSDEWITTRTGMKERHIAALDEPTSEIALAAARHALDNAGLTAKELDCVIVATVTPDYAFPATACIVGAKLGVPGVPAFDMEIACSGFIYGLTVAASMVRTGVFKRVLLVGAEELSRLVNYEDRGTAVLFGDGAGAVVLEASETDSFLGCELGADGSDPNALKLPISGTADPPITAEDLACKRNTISMDGKEVFRFAVTKMIEATNVALDKANIHSHDVSWVIPHQANIRIIEAAAKRLAIPDDRVVVNIDRYGNTSAASIPIALSETVAAGKLKDGDVLLFVGFGGGLSWGAVTWRWNTQRTYANGKAG, from the coding sequence TTGAATCAGACTGGGGTCCGCATCGCGGGCGTCGGGCACTACGTGCCCAGCAAGGTGCTCACCAACGCCGACCTCGAGAAGCTGCTCGACACGTCGGACGAGTGGATCACCACGCGCACCGGGATGAAGGAGCGGCACATCGCCGCCCTCGACGAGCCGACCAGCGAGATCGCGCTCGCCGCGGCGCGCCACGCGCTCGACAACGCCGGCCTCACCGCGAAAGAGCTCGACTGCGTCATCGTCGCGACCGTCACGCCGGACTACGCGTTTCCGGCGACCGCCTGCATCGTCGGCGCGAAGCTCGGCGTGCCGGGCGTCCCCGCGTTCGACATGGAGATCGCGTGCAGCGGCTTCATCTACGGGCTCACCGTCGCTGCGAGCATGGTGCGCACCGGGGTTTTCAAGCGCGTCCTGCTGGTCGGCGCCGAGGAGCTCTCGCGCCTGGTGAACTACGAAGACCGCGGGACCGCGGTGCTCTTCGGCGACGGCGCGGGCGCGGTCGTCCTCGAAGCGAGCGAGACCGACTCGTTCTTGGGCTGCGAACTGGGCGCCGACGGTTCCGATCCGAACGCGCTGAAGCTCCCGATCAGCGGGACGGCCGATCCGCCGATCACCGCGGAGGACCTCGCCTGCAAGCGCAACACGATCTCGATGGACGGCAAGGAAGTCTTCCGCTTCGCCGTCACCAAGATGATCGAAGCCACGAACGTCGCGCTCGATAAGGCGAACATCCACTCGCACGACGTCTCGTGGGTGATTCCGCACCAGGCGAACATCCGCATCATCGAAGCCGCCGCGAAGCGGCTGGCGATCCCCGACGACCGCGTGGTCGTCAACATCGACCGCTACGGGAACACCAGCGCGGCGTCGATCCCGATCGCGCTCTCCGAGACCGTTGCCGCGGGCAAGCTCAAAGACGGCGACGTGCTGCTCTTCGTCGGCTTCGGCGGCGGCTTGAGCTGGGGCGCGGTGACCTGGCGCTGGAACACGCAGCGCACCTACGCCAACGGCAAAGCCGGCTAG